A region of Candidatus Diapherotrites archaeon DNA encodes the following proteins:
- a CDS encoding 50S ribosomal protein L10 has protein sequence MTRHVSSWKKKEVEEIRKLAGQYPVIAIADLANFPASLFQILRKKLHGKAVVKVSKTKVIRRALSESKIGSKLDAHTNNSVAVIFTQMNPFELFAFVKKNKGRIGAKPGLLAPEDIVIPAGDTGLPPGPALSDLKAAGLNPRPQGATIFLPEDKVVTRKGEPVSKAVSSVLAKLDIKPIRVGLNIAAVLENGEVFTAKVLDIDTEKVFANFVDAHRKAFNLAVNAAYPTKATTELLVQKAFNDSKAVSLEANIMNSATVDLLLAKADRQAKALAALVPEEAALQEAGKAEEGVAEPRSADGSKA, from the coding sequence ATGACCCGCCACGTTTCGTCCTGGAAGAAAAAGGAAGTCGAGGAAATCAGGAAGCTCGCGGGCCAGTATCCCGTCATAGCCATAGCTGATTTGGCGAATTTTCCGGCCAGCCTGTTCCAGATTCTGAGGAAAAAGCTTCACGGAAAGGCGGTTGTCAAGGTTTCAAAGACAAAGGTTATCAGGCGTGCCCTCTCCGAATCAAAAATCGGGTCAAAGCTTGACGCGCACACCAACAACTCGGTTGCGGTTATTTTCACGCAGATGAACCCGTTTGAATTGTTCGCTTTTGTCAAAAAGAACAAGGGCAGGATCGGCGCAAAGCCCGGCCTGCTCGCGCCCGAAGACATTGTCATTCCGGCAGGCGACACCGGCCTGCCGCCGGGTCCGGCTTTGAGCGACCTGAAAGCGGCTGGCCTGAATCCCAGGCCGCAGGGCGCAACAATCTTTTTGCCTGAAGACAAGGTTGTCACCAGGAAAGGCGAGCCTGTTTCAAAGGCGGTTTCAAGCGTTCTCGCAAAGCTTGACATCAAGCCCATCAGGGTTGGCTTGAACATTGCGGCAGTGCTTGAAAACGGCGAGGTTTTCACCGCAAAGGTTTTGGACATTGACACCGAAAAGGTTTTCGCAAACTTTGTTGATGCGCACAGGAAGGCGTTCAACCTTGCGGTCAACGCCGCTTATCCGACCAAGGCGACAACCGAACTGCTTGTGCAGAAGGCCTTCAATGACTCTAAAGCGGTTTCATTGGAAGCAAACATCATGAATTCTGCGACAGTTGACCTGCTCCTGGCAAAGGCCGACAGGCAGGCGAAAGCCCTTGCGGCTTTGGTGCCCGAAGAGGCTGCTTTGCAGGAAGCGGGCAAGGCGGAAGAAGGCGTTGCAGAACCAAGGAGTGCGGACGGGAGCAAGGCCTGA
- a CDS encoding 50S ribosomal protein P1: MEYVYAAMLLHSAKKEISEDSVAGVLKAAHVEADSSRVKALVASLKEVNIDEAISKAAVAVAAPAQAAAPADAASAHKKEEKKEEQKSIEEAAEGLAGLFG, from the coding sequence ATGGAGTACGTCTATGCTGCAATGCTTTTGCATTCGGCTAAAAAGGAAATCTCTGAGGACTCTGTTGCAGGCGTCCTGAAGGCAGCGCACGTCGAAGCCGACTCTTCAAGGGTCAAGGCTTTGGTTGCGTCGCTCAAGGAAGTCAACATAGACGAAGCGATTTCCAAGGCGGCTGTTGCTGTTGCGGCCCCCGCACAGGCGGCTGCGCCGGCGGATGCTGCAAGCGCACACAAGAAGGAAGAGAAGAAGGAAGAGCAGAAGTCCATCGAAGAGGCTGCGGAAGGCCTTGCCGGATTGTTCGGCTGA
- a CDS encoding AAA family ATPase encodes MIKLSHMRLKNFKSFRKAEMPIADGFTVIAGSNGSGKSNLLDALMFGFGITSLKMLRASRLTDLVNYSSNEGYAKCDIVLREKENDKKFEISRMVDKQGKSVYRLDSEKKTLNEISSLLGELGIKPAGHNIVVQGDITRIMEMSSQQRREIIDEVAGLSEFDEKKEEALKELEKVDSRIKEAGIVLKEREKYLEELDAERKAAMEFGSLESEKKQAKATIIFGELERVLKAKTENDAKILRARSEKSEIEAKISELAQELSGLAAEEKALEEALLKASEKTYSEIGVKLEEKKAKKGVLEEKVRGKSQAMQRNESEIERLEKKASALLEERRTLEEETQKIESALPKLRQQAAELKNEKAALDKKISEKESSRKQLEREKKEIDARLAEGLENLHKCEIDLEREKKWLESVREKLEAEKARAEGAEKKAGHKRAFKARLSDILRQTPDPEEALESNFAGQKKSIEKLKQLEAAARQAEKAVLELKKDISSCPVCEKPLELERKKILLEKRLSEKKLAEQEMEKEKALLEQAEKSRQRLRQVLDEVAGHREKVFGLEELEAELSAATKNIEALNSTLSGKSLAEKEARMHGHARNLDGHRKAMHQKQAEIDAFFSETSYSKAGELASRIAQLERQVSLDEQKQSGIQNERLARLDSERKGVLEEISAKRSENSSAEEQVSAEGKSIGILQSEISDLQDSLKKAQKESEGMAEKRKRVSEKAGSFAERIETHRQRIKKTEQVENQVIIENSRLEVRENDLKEESKLFEGTKPLERFDLEELKRRVPEIEKRIQKLGAINMRAVASFEELKKEVSDITEKSGKLEQERLAVLDMIGKIEVKRTNVFMDCFSAINKNFNRLFYSFFSGAGNLSLSNPENPLEAGLIIQAKHKEALQNIDSMSGGEKSLTALAFLFAIQLYEPAPFYVFDEADAALDAENSIKLGRMIKEISKTSQFLAITHNEQLIKQADQIIGVALNKEKSSVIGIRLKQGTITEAADTQDKENENGGESDSGKGGKEFHIKEAAEAF; translated from the coding sequence ATGATAAAACTGTCCCATATGAGGCTCAAGAACTTCAAGTCGTTCAGGAAAGCCGAAATGCCGATTGCCGACGGATTCACGGTCATTGCCGGCAGCAATGGCAGCGGAAAAAGCAACCTGCTTGACGCGCTCATGTTCGGCTTCGGCATAACCTCGCTTAAAATGCTGCGCGCAAGCCGGCTCACTGACCTGGTCAACTATTCGTCGAACGAAGGCTATGCGAAATGCGACATAGTGTTAAGGGAAAAGGAGAATGACAAAAAGTTTGAAATCAGCAGGATGGTCGACAAGCAGGGAAAAAGCGTTTACAGGCTTGACAGCGAAAAAAAGACTCTCAACGAAATTTCCTCTCTGCTGGGCGAGCTGGGCATAAAGCCGGCCGGCCACAACATCGTCGTGCAGGGCGACATAACCAGGATAATGGAAATGTCCTCGCAGCAGAGGCGCGAAATAATCGACGAGGTCGCGGGCTTAAGCGAATTCGATGAAAAAAAAGAGGAAGCCCTGAAAGAGCTTGAAAAAGTCGACTCGCGCATAAAAGAAGCGGGGATTGTCCTCAAGGAAAGGGAAAAATACCTGGAAGAGCTTGACGCCGAAAGGAAGGCGGCAATGGAATTCGGCAGCCTTGAAAGCGAAAAAAAGCAGGCCAAGGCTACAATCATTTTCGGCGAACTTGAAAGGGTTTTGAAGGCTAAAACCGAGAACGACGCGAAAATCCTCAGGGCGCGTTCTGAGAAATCGGAAATCGAGGCGAAAATCTCGGAACTCGCGCAGGAACTCTCCGGCCTGGCAGCAGAGGAAAAGGCGCTTGAAGAAGCACTGCTGAAGGCGAGCGAAAAAACGTATTCGGAAATCGGGGTAAAGCTCGAGGAAAAAAAGGCGAAAAAAGGCGTTTTGGAGGAAAAAGTGAGGGGCAAATCGCAGGCAATGCAGCGCAACGAAAGCGAGATTGAAAGGCTTGAAAAAAAGGCCTCCGCACTGCTGGAAGAACGCAGGACGCTGGAAGAGGAAACGCAAAAAATCGAGTCGGCTCTGCCGAAACTCAGGCAGCAGGCCGCCGAACTCAAAAACGAGAAGGCCGCATTAGACAAAAAAATTTCTGAAAAGGAATCCTCGAGAAAACAGCTTGAAAGGGAAAAAAAGGAAATCGATGCAAGGCTCGCGGAAGGGCTTGAAAACCTGCACAAATGCGAAATCGATCTGGAAAGGGAAAAAAAGTGGCTTGAAAGCGTGCGGGAAAAGCTTGAAGCCGAAAAGGCGCGCGCCGAGGGCGCGGAAAAAAAAGCCGGGCACAAACGCGCGTTCAAGGCAAGGCTTTCGGACATTTTGAGGCAGACCCCCGACCCGGAGGAAGCGCTTGAAAGCAATTTTGCCGGCCAGAAAAAATCGATTGAAAAATTGAAACAGCTTGAAGCCGCGGCAAGGCAGGCGGAAAAAGCGGTTCTCGAACTCAAAAAGGACATTTCAAGCTGCCCGGTCTGCGAAAAGCCGCTTGAACTGGAGCGCAAAAAAATTCTCTTGGAAAAAAGGCTTTCCGAAAAAAAGCTGGCCGAACAGGAAATGGAAAAGGAAAAAGCCTTGCTCGAACAGGCCGAAAAGTCAAGGCAGCGGCTCAGACAGGTTTTGGACGAGGTTGCAGGGCACAGGGAAAAAGTTTTCGGCCTCGAAGAGCTTGAAGCCGAACTGTCGGCCGCGACTAAAAACATTGAAGCGCTCAATTCAACGCTCTCTGGAAAAAGCCTCGCCGAAAAAGAGGCAAGAATGCACGGGCATGCAAGAAACCTTGACGGGCACAGGAAGGCAATGCACCAAAAGCAGGCTGAAATCGACGCGTTTTTTTCAGAGACAAGCTATTCCAAAGCCGGGGAGCTTGCATCAAGAATAGCCCAGCTTGAAAGGCAGGTAAGCCTTGACGAGCAGAAACAGTCAGGCATCCAAAACGAAAGGCTTGCCAGGCTCGACTCGGAAAGGAAAGGCGTCCTTGAGGAAATTTCCGCAAAACGCTCTGAAAATTCTTCAGCCGAAGAACAGGTTTCAGCGGAAGGTAAAAGCATCGGCATTCTGCAATCCGAAATCTCGGACCTGCAGGACAGCCTGAAAAAGGCGCAGAAGGAAAGCGAGGGCATGGCGGAAAAAAGGAAACGCGTTTCCGAAAAAGCCGGGTCATTTGCCGAGCGCATTGAAACGCACAGGCAGAGGATAAAAAAAACCGAGCAGGTTGAAAACCAGGTCATCATTGAAAACAGCAGGCTTGAAGTAAGGGAAAACGACCTCAAAGAGGAATCCAAACTGTTCGAGGGAACAAAGCCGCTTGAAAGGTTCGACCTGGAAGAGCTCAAGAGAAGGGTTCCCGAAATAGAAAAGCGCATCCAAAAGCTCGGCGCAATAAACATGCGCGCCGTCGCCTCGTTCGAGGAACTCAAAAAAGAGGTTTCCGACATAACCGAAAAATCCGGAAAACTCGAACAGGAAAGGCTCGCGGTATTGGACATGATAGGCAAAATCGAGGTCAAAAGGACAAACGTTTTCATGGACTGCTTCAGCGCAATCAACAAGAACTTCAACAGGCTGTTCTACTCGTTTTTCAGCGGCGCAGGCAACCTCTCTTTAAGCAACCCGGAAAACCCGCTTGAAGCCGGCCTCATAATCCAGGCAAAGCACAAGGAAGCATTGCAGAACATTGATTCCATGAGCGGCGGGGAAAAAAGCCTTACAGCGCTCGCATTCCTGTTCGCAATCCAGCTGTACGAGCCCGCGCCATTCTATGTTTTCGACGAGGCCGATGCCGCGCTTGACGCCGAAAATTCCATCAAACTTGGCAGAATGATAAAGGAGATTAGCAAGACGTCGCAGTTTTTGGCAATCACACACAATGAGCAGCTCATAAAGCAGGCCGACCAGATAATCGGCGTAGCGTTGAACAAGGAAAAAAGCTCGGTCATAGGCATAAGGCTCAAGCAGGGCACTATAACGGAAGCGGCCGACACGCAGGACAAGGAAAACGAAAACGGCGGCGAAAGCGATTCAGGCAAAGGCGGAAAAGAATTTCACATAAAAGAGGCAGCCGAAGCATTCTGA